One region of Termitidicoccus mucosus genomic DNA includes:
- the pgtP gene encoding phosphoglycerate transporter protein PgtP, which produces MFSFLAPAPHIAPLPPEKIDPAYKRLRWQVFAGIFIGYAAFYLVRNNLALAMPDILKEYPGRFTKAQLGTGLTAVIVAYGLSKFIMGSVSDRSNPRRFLPLGLLLSAGVIAVFGSVKAVYASLAVIVALSALNGWVNGMGWPPCGKTMVHWYSSRERGRVVSFWNVAHNVGGMLITGIGTAGMFLFHDWGAKFYLNAIVAAGIAVLAWFLMRDTPQSCGLPPIEVYKNDYPPAYSARNERVLSFREIFFQNVFNNPALWAIAIANAFVYFVRYGVVSWVPVYLETAKHLSVKESSIAWSLFEFAAIPGTLLCGWVSDRLFKGRRAPATILFMALTLVGILLYWININGPVWLDYVALFTAGFFIYGPVMLIGLHALELVPKKAAGTAAGFTGLFGNTIGGGAAGAGVGWIADHFQWHGVFLTMTVCCLLTMLFSAMSLGGRPKDTGA; this is translated from the coding sequence TTGTTTTCCTTTCTCGCCCCCGCGCCGCACATCGCTCCGCTGCCGCCCGAAAAGATCGACCCGGCATACAAACGCCTGCGCTGGCAGGTGTTCGCCGGCATCTTCATCGGCTACGCCGCGTTTTATCTCGTGCGCAACAACCTCGCGCTCGCCATGCCCGACATTTTGAAAGAGTATCCGGGGCGCTTCACCAAGGCGCAGCTCGGCACCGGCCTCACCGCCGTCATCGTCGCCTACGGCCTGTCGAAATTCATCATGGGTTCCGTCTCCGACCGCAGCAACCCGCGCCGCTTCCTTCCGCTCGGCCTGCTGCTCTCGGCGGGCGTCATCGCCGTTTTCGGCAGCGTGAAGGCCGTGTATGCGTCGCTCGCTGTGATTGTCGCGCTCTCCGCGCTCAATGGCTGGGTCAACGGCATGGGCTGGCCGCCCTGCGGCAAGACGATGGTCCACTGGTACAGCTCGCGAGAGCGCGGCAGGGTCGTCTCCTTTTGGAACGTCGCGCATAACGTCGGCGGAATGCTTATCACCGGGATCGGCACTGCCGGCATGTTTCTTTTCCACGACTGGGGTGCGAAGTTTTATCTGAACGCCATTGTTGCCGCCGGCATCGCCGTGCTCGCCTGGTTTCTCATGCGCGACACCCCGCAAAGTTGCGGCCTGCCGCCGATCGAGGTGTATAAAAACGACTACCCGCCCGCCTATTCAGCCCGCAACGAACGCGTGCTCTCCTTCCGCGAGATCTTTTTTCAAAACGTGTTCAACAACCCGGCGCTCTGGGCCATCGCGATCGCCAACGCCTTTGTGTATTTTGTCCGCTACGGCGTCGTGAGCTGGGTGCCCGTTTACCTGGAGACTGCGAAGCATCTTTCCGTCAAGGAATCCAGCATCGCGTGGTCGCTCTTCGAGTTCGCCGCCATCCCCGGCACGCTCCTGTGCGGCTGGGTGTCGGACAGGCTTTTCAAGGGCCGCCGCGCGCCCGCCACCATATTGTTCATGGCGCTCACGCTCGTCGGCATCCTGCTGTATTGGATCAATATAAACGGCCCCGTGTGGCTTGATTATGTCGCGCTCTTCACCGCCGGCTTTTTCATCTACGGTCCGGTCATGCTCATCGGCCTGCACGCGCTCGAACTCGTCCCGAAAAAAGCCGCGGGCACCGCCGCCGGCTTCACCGGTTTATTCGGCAACACCATCGGCGGCGGCGCCGCCGGCGCCGGCGTCGGCTGGATAGCCGACCATTTTCAATGGCACGGCGTTTTCCTGACCATGACCGTCTGCTGCCTGCTCACCATGCTCTTCAGCGCCATGTCCCTCGGCGGCCGCCCGAAAGACACCGGCGCGTGA
- a CDS encoding Gfo/Idh/MocA family protein: MKYTTQAALPPPRPAPAAGSRRDFLKSAALGAAALAGGLPLAAASDGPLSATRPRKPGLKPVHDLTTPPLEKVRVGVIGLGRGGSLVRDMAGLDFVEIAALCDLRQDRVERALAHIRAGSSAQPRLYVGDERAWEKLVDQDNLDVVYVATPWEWHVPMAVRAMERGRHAFVEVSAAVTVDECWELVDTSERTQRHCVILENCCYGQSELFVLNLVRQGVFGELKHAECAYIHELRDMLFNLDSEGNWRRAYHKKLDGNLYPTHGLGPVARYLGIGRGDQFKSIVSVSSGEHGLSKWLREKNPNAGRHAGERYRCGDINTSIIKTELGRTIMVQHDVVSPRPYSRINALSGTDATFFDYPARLALDEPARLDLGLKSKNSHAWLGNEDMAKMRERFTHPLVRELWAKAKGAGHGGMDYLMNHRLLDCVRRGATPDLTVYDAAAWSSILELSVRSVGQDGAPVTIPDFTRGAWKTLRPAADPLGA; the protein is encoded by the coding sequence ATGAAATATACAACCCAGGCCGCATTGCCCCCGCCCCGCCCTGCCCCCGCCGCCGGCTCCCGTCGCGACTTCCTCAAAAGCGCCGCCCTCGGCGCCGCCGCGCTCGCCGGCGGCCTGCCCCTCGCCGCCGCCAGCGACGGTCCGCTCTCCGCCACCCGCCCGCGCAAGCCCGGCCTCAAACCCGTCCACGACCTGACCACTCCGCCTCTGGAAAAGGTCCGCGTCGGCGTCATCGGTCTCGGCCGCGGAGGCAGCCTCGTGCGCGACATGGCCGGCCTCGATTTCGTCGAGATCGCCGCGTTGTGCGACCTCCGCCAGGACCGCGTCGAGCGCGCCCTCGCCCATATCCGCGCCGGGTCCTCCGCGCAGCCGAGACTCTATGTCGGCGACGAGCGCGCATGGGAAAAACTCGTCGATCAGGACAACCTCGATGTCGTTTATGTTGCGACACCCTGGGAGTGGCATGTGCCGATGGCCGTCCGCGCGATGGAGCGCGGCAGGCACGCCTTCGTCGAGGTCTCCGCCGCCGTGACGGTGGATGAGTGCTGGGAGTTGGTTGATACCTCCGAGCGCACGCAGCGCCATTGCGTGATTTTGGAAAACTGCTGCTATGGCCAGAGCGAGTTGTTCGTGCTCAACCTCGTCCGCCAGGGCGTCTTTGGCGAATTGAAGCATGCCGAGTGCGCTTATATACACGAGTTGCGCGACATGCTCTTCAACCTCGACTCCGAAGGCAACTGGCGGCGCGCGTATCATAAAAAACTCGATGGCAACCTCTATCCCACGCACGGCCTCGGCCCTGTCGCCCGCTACCTCGGCATCGGGCGCGGCGATCAGTTCAAGAGCATTGTCTCCGTCAGCTCCGGGGAGCACGGTCTCTCCAAATGGTTGCGCGAGAAAAACCCCAACGCCGGCCGCCACGCCGGCGAACGCTACCGCTGCGGCGACATCAACACCTCCATTATCAAGACCGAGCTGGGTCGCACCATCATGGTGCAGCACGACGTCGTCAGCCCGCGCCCCTACAGCCGCATCAACGCCCTCAGCGGCACCGATGCCACCTTCTTCGACTATCCCGCCCGCCTCGCGCTCGACGAGCCCGCGCGCCTCGATCTCGGTCTGAAGTCGAAAAACAGCCATGCCTGGCTCGGCAACGAGGACATGGCGAAAATGCGCGAGCGCTTCACGCACCCGCTGGTCCGCGAGTTGTGGGCGAAGGCGAAGGGCGCGGGCCACGGCGGCATGGATTACCTGATGAATCACCGCCTGCTCGACTGCGTCCGCCGCGGCGCAACGCCCGACCTCACGGTCTATGACGCCGCCGCGTGGAGCAGCATCCTGGAGCTTTCGGTGCGCTCGGTCGGGCAGGACGGCGCGCCGGTGACCATCCCCGATTTCACGCGCGGCGCGTGGAAAACCCTTCGCCCCGCCGCCGACCCGCTTGGCGCGTAG
- the glpQ gene encoding glycerophosphodiester phosphodiesterase, protein MKNTILTTLVMLAAAFAAEATVEGAERPVVIAHRGASGYVVEHTLPAKAMAHAMGADYIEQDVVLSKDGVLVVLHDIYLEAVTDVAARFPERRHEDGRFYALDFTLAELKQLQLNERLNTKTGRQALPGRFPGGAGLFHISTFEEELRFIQGLNKSTGREAGVYVEIKSPDWHRKQGADVSRATVDMLRRYGYAKKTDKCWIQCFEWDEVRRVREELGWEGRLLLLMSKNPKPGMLEDVAKVADGIGPSIKQIATGKTPAERKLTPLVRQARALGLAVHPYTVRRDELPAWAASADELHEVIFRDAKADGVFTDFPDLTRQWIDRHSN, encoded by the coding sequence ATGAAAAACACAATACTGACAACATTGGTAATGCTCGCGGCCGCCTTCGCGGCGGAAGCGACCGTGGAGGGCGCGGAGCGGCCCGTGGTCATCGCGCACCGCGGCGCCAGCGGCTACGTCGTCGAGCACACGCTCCCGGCCAAGGCGATGGCCCACGCGATGGGCGCCGATTATATAGAACAGGATGTCGTGCTCAGCAAGGACGGCGTCCTCGTCGTGCTGCACGACATTTATCTGGAGGCCGTCACCGACGTCGCCGCGCGCTTCCCGGAACGCCGGCACGAGGACGGGCGCTTTTACGCGCTCGACTTCACGCTGGCCGAGTTGAAACAACTGCAATTGAACGAGCGGCTCAACACCAAGACCGGCCGGCAGGCGCTCCCCGGACGCTTTCCCGGCGGCGCGGGCTTGTTTCATATTTCCACCTTCGAGGAGGAACTCCGTTTTATACAAGGCTTGAACAAAAGCACCGGGCGCGAGGCCGGCGTGTATGTGGAAATAAAATCCCCCGACTGGCACCGCAAGCAAGGCGCGGATGTCAGCCGCGCGACCGTGGACATGCTGCGGCGTTACGGCTACGCCAAAAAAACCGACAAGTGCTGGATCCAGTGCTTCGAGTGGGATGAGGTGCGGCGCGTGCGCGAGGAACTCGGCTGGGAGGGCCGGCTGCTGTTGTTGATGAGCAAGAACCCCAAGCCCGGCATGCTGGAGGACGTGGCCAAAGTCGCCGACGGCATCGGTCCGTCGATCAAGCAGATCGCGACCGGCAAGACCCCCGCCGAACGCAAACTCACGCCCCTTGTCCGCCAGGCCCGCGCGCTCGGCCTCGCGGTTCATCCCTACACCGTGCGCCGCGACGAACTCCCCGCCTGGGCGGCGTCCGCGGACGAACTTCACGAGGTGATTTTCCGCGATGCAAAGGCGGACGGCGTGTTCACCGACTTCCCCGATCTCACGCGGCAATGGATCGACCGGCATTCAAACTGA
- a CDS encoding metallophosphoesterase: MKHRILFLLVAALLLSFGAPVFGNSDAVTGPDFRTLSFQNGLDGYAGAVEASLVMRDDGAALTPKTPAIWISVSHDADTGKIKNVAQALARFDGIFGGAPGQILPGSPIVSATLRLRTGPSRGAGSGQRLILHRMLLPWTDDARWDSRAWGSNGVQPDDIEAAADTATAGTLSNNNTSYDLNVTESLRAWSAGEPNHGWLLQHEILGALNALPNASTNALAILSSLAPDTGARHRPCLTVTYDANPANRAPSAVQPATARDAGVARLSLRADDPDGGPLTVTFLARRQPAAGRDFQIILLPDTQYYARKRKGGAPEMFHAQTDWIVRHAQPDNIACVLHLGDITDRGDMQEYEWTNASQAMYHLENPKATGRQPDGIPYCLAVGNHDQRKAGDGAWDGPAILFNKYFGAGHFEDKGYYGGRHGNDNNNYYIKFDAGAEKFIVVSLEYKAASTRPEVLKWADDILKRHASRRAIIITHAALRPGVQSEFCPDGAAAYKALRHHKNLMLIIGGHITGEGRRTATFHGATVHGILMDFQGDALGGNGHLGVLTLSPRANKIHVGIYSPVTQKWRTYNDADYTLDYDFGAKIEPFVKVATTEVPSGTTASCRLENMDGLATYEWLAEINDQGKITRTAIHSILPATLEK, translated from the coding sequence ATGAAACACCGCATCCTCTTCCTCCTCGTCGCCGCCCTTCTGCTTTCGTTCGGCGCGCCCGTCTTCGGGAACTCCGATGCCGTCACCGGCCCCGACTTCAGGACGCTTTCCTTCCAAAACGGCCTCGACGGCTACGCCGGCGCCGTCGAAGCGAGCCTCGTCATGCGCGACGACGGAGCCGCGCTCACGCCCAAGACCCCCGCCATCTGGATTTCGGTCTCCCATGACGCCGACACCGGCAAGATAAAAAACGTCGCCCAGGCCCTCGCACGCTTCGACGGCATCTTCGGCGGCGCGCCCGGCCAAATCCTGCCCGGCTCCCCCATCGTCAGCGCCACCCTTCGCCTGCGCACCGGTCCCTCCCGCGGCGCCGGCAGCGGCCAGCGGCTCATCCTCCACCGCATGTTGCTCCCTTGGACGGACGACGCCCGATGGGACTCCCGCGCATGGGGCAGCAACGGCGTCCAGCCCGACGACATCGAGGCCGCCGCCGACACCGCCACCGCCGGCACCCTCAGCAACAACAACACCTCCTACGACCTCAACGTCACCGAATCCCTCCGCGCCTGGTCCGCCGGCGAGCCAAACCACGGCTGGCTCCTCCAGCACGAAATTCTCGGCGCATTGAACGCCCTGCCGAACGCCTCCACCAACGCCCTCGCCATCCTCTCCTCCCTCGCCCCCGACACCGGCGCGCGGCACCGCCCGTGCCTCACCGTCACCTACGACGCCAACCCCGCCAACCGCGCCCCCTCCGCCGTCCAGCCCGCAACCGCGCGCGATGCCGGCGTCGCCCGGCTCTCCCTCCGCGCCGACGATCCCGACGGCGGCCCGCTCACCGTCACCTTCCTCGCCCGCCGCCAACCCGCCGCCGGGCGCGACTTCCAAATCATCCTCCTCCCCGACACGCAATACTACGCCCGGAAACGCAAGGGCGGCGCCCCGGAAATGTTCCACGCCCAGACGGACTGGATCGTCCGCCACGCTCAACCCGACAACATCGCCTGCGTCCTCCACCTCGGTGACATCACCGATCGCGGCGACATGCAGGAATACGAATGGACCAACGCCAGCCAGGCCATGTATCACCTCGAAAATCCCAAGGCCACCGGACGCCAGCCCGACGGCATCCCCTACTGCCTCGCCGTCGGAAACCACGACCAGCGCAAAGCCGGCGACGGCGCCTGGGACGGCCCCGCCATCCTGTTCAACAAATATTTCGGCGCCGGCCATTTCGAAGACAAAGGCTACTACGGCGGCCGCCACGGAAACGACAATAACAACTATTATATAAAATTCGACGCCGGCGCCGAGAAATTCATTGTCGTCAGCCTTGAATACAAAGCCGCCTCCACGCGGCCCGAAGTGCTCAAATGGGCCGATGACATATTAAAGCGGCACGCCTCGCGCCGCGCCATCATCATCACGCACGCCGCCCTCCGCCCCGGCGTCCAGTCCGAATTTTGCCCCGACGGCGCCGCCGCTTACAAAGCCCTCCGCCACCACAAAAATCTCATGCTCATCATCGGCGGGCACATCACCGGCGAGGGCCGCCGCACCGCCACTTTTCACGGCGCCACCGTCCACGGCATCCTCATGGATTTCCAGGGCGACGCGCTCGGCGGCAACGGCCACCTCGGCGTCCTCACCCTCTCGCCGCGCGCCAACAAAATCCACGTCGGGATCTATTCCCCCGTCACTCAAAAATGGCGGACCTACAACGACGCCGACTACACGCTCGATTACGACTTTGGCGCGAAAATCGAGCCCTTTGTCAAAGTCGCCACCACCGAGGTCCCTTCCGGCACGACGGCAAGCTGCCGCTTGGAAAACATGGATGGCTTGGCCACCTACGAATGGCTCGCCGAAATCAACGACCAGGGCAAAATCACCCGCACCGCCATTCATTCCATCCTGCCCGCCACGTTGGAAAAATAA
- a CDS encoding NAD(P)H-dependent oxidoreductase yields the protein MTTTDKLEPISSGQLLAALNWRYATKQFDASKKIPADTWATLEEVLRLTPSSMGLQPWKFIVVTDPAVRARLVPVSHGQSQVADCSHLVVFTLRKNIGVDYVRKNIDRMAEVRGVDKSALAGFQQMLEGFVTQTAKNGALDIIQANQIFIALGQFTTAAALLGIDTCPLGGIEAPKYDEILGLKEKGLATLVACAAGYRGEGDKYAKLKKVRFDASEVFGHI from the coding sequence ATGACAACCACAGACAAACTCGAACCGATCAGCAGCGGGCAACTGCTCGCCGCGCTCAACTGGAGATACGCCACGAAACAATTCGACGCGTCGAAAAAAATCCCCGCCGACACGTGGGCGACGCTGGAGGAGGTGCTGCGGCTCACGCCCTCGTCGATGGGCCTGCAACCGTGGAAGTTCATCGTCGTCACCGATCCGGCGGTGCGCGCCAGGCTGGTGCCGGTGTCGCACGGCCAGTCGCAAGTCGCCGACTGCTCGCACCTGGTGGTGTTTACCCTGCGCAAAAACATCGGCGTGGACTACGTGCGCAAGAACATCGACCGCATGGCCGAGGTGCGCGGCGTGGATAAATCCGCGCTCGCCGGATTCCAGCAAATGCTGGAGGGCTTTGTCACCCAGACGGCGAAGAACGGCGCGCTCGACATCATCCAAGCCAACCAGATCTTTATCGCGCTCGGCCAGTTCACAACGGCGGCGGCGTTGCTCGGCATCGACACCTGCCCGCTGGGCGGGATCGAGGCTCCGAAATACGACGAGATTCTCGGGCTCAAGGAAAAAGGGCTCGCCACGCTGGTCGCCTGCGCCGCCGGTTATCGCGGCGAGGGGGACAAATACGCGAAACTCAAGAAAGTGCGTTTCGACGCCAGCGAGGTGTTCGGCCATATCTGA
- a CDS encoding NADH:flavin oxidoreductase/NADH oxidase, which translates to MSTLFSPFQLKSVTLRNRIGISPMCQYQASEGIAGDWHLMHYGARAAGGAGLIIVEAAAVAANGRITPHDLGLWADWQIEPLAQINRFLKAQGAVPGLQIGHAGRKASCARPWEGGAHLAADAGGWPLIAPSALPFGEALSKVPAEMTGQQICETQMAFAAAAGRARQAGVEWLEINAAHGYLAHSFYSPLSNRRTDGYGGSFDNRVRFLLETVKTVRQVWPEQLPLTVRISATDWADGGWTLEDSVELARRLKAAGVDLIDASAGGAVPDAAVPAPKPGFQVPFGERIRAEAGIATAAVGLIADPMLAEAIVSKGRADIVLIGRESLRDPHWPLHAAQTLGVRQSFGPPQYSRAW; encoded by the coding sequence ATGTCCACGCTTTTTAGTCCGTTCCAGCTCAAGTCAGTCACGCTACGAAACCGCATCGGCATCTCGCCGATGTGCCAGTATCAGGCCAGCGAGGGCATCGCGGGGGACTGGCATCTGATGCACTACGGGGCGCGGGCGGCGGGCGGGGCGGGACTGATCATCGTGGAGGCTGCGGCGGTGGCGGCAAACGGCCGCATCACGCCGCACGACCTCGGGCTATGGGCGGACTGGCAGATCGAGCCGCTGGCGCAAATCAACCGCTTCCTCAAGGCGCAAGGGGCGGTGCCCGGCCTGCAAATCGGGCATGCCGGCCGCAAGGCATCGTGCGCGCGCCCGTGGGAGGGCGGGGCGCATCTCGCCGCCGACGCGGGAGGCTGGCCGCTCATCGCACCGAGCGCGCTGCCCTTTGGCGAGGCTTTGTCCAAGGTGCCGGCGGAAATGACCGGACAGCAAATTTGTGAGACGCAGATGGCGTTTGCGGCGGCGGCGGGACGCGCGCGGCAGGCGGGCGTGGAGTGGCTGGAGATTAACGCGGCGCACGGCTATCTCGCACACAGTTTTTATTCGCCGTTGAGCAACCGGCGCACCGACGGCTATGGCGGCTCCTTCGACAACCGCGTGCGCTTTTTGCTCGAGACGGTGAAAACCGTGCGGCAGGTCTGGCCGGAACAATTGCCGCTCACCGTGCGCATCTCGGCGACCGACTGGGCCGATGGCGGGTGGACGCTTGAGGACTCGGTCGAGCTCGCGCGCCGCCTGAAAGCCGCCGGGGTCGACCTGATCGACGCGAGCGCGGGCGGCGCGGTTCCCGACGCGGCGGTTCCGGCGCCCAAGCCGGGCTTCCAGGTGCCCTTTGGCGAGCGCATCCGCGCGGAGGCGGGCATCGCCACGGCGGCGGTGGGGCTGATTGCGGACCCGATGCTGGCGGAAGCCATCGTGAGCAAAGGGCGGGCGGACATCGTGCTTATCGGGCGCGAGTCATTGCGTGACCCGCACTGGCCGTTGCACGCCGCGCAGACGCTGGGCGTGCGGCAGTCGTTCGGCCCGCCGCAATACTCGCGCGCCTGGTGA
- the msrA gene encoding peptide-methionine (S)-S-oxide reductase MsrA: MKFFRLILPFILAAMTNAADPASSPPETSAVSAAAPASVKTGSIVLGGGCFWCTEAAYKLVSGVVSVTSGYAGGRKANPTYEEVCTGRTGHAEVVRVEFDPEKVSLDRLLDFFWVIHDPTTLNRQGADVGTQYRSVIFYADDAQRQAAEASMARANPEWGGKIVTEIKPLTTFYRAEEYHQDYFRKNPNQGYCQAVIRPKIDKLKKAFAK, from the coding sequence ATGAAATTTTTCCGGCTCATTCTCCCGTTCATCCTTGCAGCCATGACCAATGCCGCTGATCCCGCGTCGTCTCCCCCCGAAACTTCCGCCGTTTCCGCCGCGGCGCCCGCGTCCGTCAAGACCGGGAGCATCGTGCTCGGCGGCGGGTGTTTCTGGTGTACCGAGGCGGCGTATAAACTCGTGTCGGGCGTGGTTTCGGTGACGAGCGGCTACGCGGGCGGGCGCAAGGCAAACCCGACTTACGAGGAGGTTTGCACCGGGCGGACCGGGCACGCGGAGGTGGTGCGGGTGGAATTTGACCCGGAGAAAGTGTCGCTCGACCGGCTGCTCGATTTCTTTTGGGTCATCCATGATCCGACAACGCTCAACCGGCAGGGCGCCGATGTGGGCACGCAGTATCGCTCGGTGATTTTTTATGCCGATGACGCACAACGGCAGGCGGCCGAGGCCTCGATGGCGCGGGCCAACCCGGAGTGGGGCGGCAAAATCGTGACGGAAATCAAGCCGCTCACGACGTTCTATCGGGCGGAGGAATACCATCAGGATTATTTCAGAAAGAATCCGAATCAGGGTTACTGCCAGGCGGTCATAAGGCCGAAAATCGACAAACTCAAAAAGGCGTTCGCGAAATAA
- a CDS encoding cysteine hydrolase family protein has product MTTKPALLLVDIQEGFDAQKWGHRNNRQAETVAARLLFIWRENKWPVFHVRHDSPEPDCPLHPGGAGNNIKQIVRPHPGEPVIGKTVNSAFIGTDLHERLSARGIKRVVIVGLITPHCVSTTARMAGNLGYETYVVSDATAAFGWIVTVAAASS; this is encoded by the coding sequence ATGACGACGAAGCCCGCTTTATTGCTTGTCGACATCCAGGAGGGTTTCGATGCCCAAAAGTGGGGGCATCGGAACAACCGGCAGGCCGAAACCGTGGCGGCGCGATTATTATTCATCTGGCGCGAAAACAAATGGCCGGTCTTTCATGTCCGGCATGACTCTCCCGAGCCGGATTGCCCGCTGCATCCCGGCGGCGCGGGCAATAATATAAAGCAGATTGTCCGTCCGCATCCGGGCGAACCGGTCATCGGCAAAACCGTAAACAGCGCGTTTATCGGGACCGACCTGCACGAACGCCTCTCGGCCCGGGGAATCAAGCGCGTGGTCATCGTCGGGCTGATCACGCCGCACTGCGTCTCGACCACGGCGCGCATGGCCGGAAATCTTGGCTACGAGACCTACGTGGTGTCCGATGCCACCGCTGCGTTTGGGTGGATTGTCACCGTGGCGGCGGCATCTTCGTGA
- the rho gene encoding transcription termination factor Rho, with product MENNTPASADKTNITPDAGVAAAAEQTSAPANTGGDASPSAPAPQKPQKPDNTVPVEGILDIDTQKGGNGQLLDLSRFGKRRPIDVFVPKDLIRRFKLRAGSLISGTAYPAEGKFPNPKMRFIEKVDGLDIDERRRKFEFTSLTTVSPDKHLRMETKDGRMTTRAVDLFCPVGKGTRGLIVAPPRTGKTTLLRDMALGVLENNPECHVMILLVDERPEEVTDFKRSVPAEIWASSNDEQLENHIRVADICIERAKRLVETGKDVVLFLDSITRLARAHNNARSGGKTMSGGIDSRAMEKPRQLFAAARNTEEAGSLTIVASVLVETGSRMDDIIFQEFKGTGNMELVLDRKCAEMRLWPAINIASSGTRREELLIDAKSLEGIHFFRRALVQQRIEEATETMIARLSKTKTNEEFLKLIAR from the coding sequence ATGGAAAACAACACCCCCGCTTCCGCGGACAAAACCAACATCACCCCCGACGCCGGCGTTGCCGCCGCCGCCGAACAGACCTCCGCGCCTGCGAACACCGGCGGCGACGCCTCCCCGTCCGCGCCCGCTCCGCAAAAACCGCAAAAGCCCGACAACACCGTCCCGGTCGAAGGCATTCTCGACATCGACACCCAGAAAGGCGGCAACGGCCAGCTCCTTGACCTCTCCCGCTTCGGCAAACGCCGCCCCATCGACGTCTTTGTCCCGAAGGATCTCATCCGCCGCTTCAAGCTCCGCGCCGGCTCCCTCATCTCCGGCACCGCCTATCCCGCCGAGGGGAAATTTCCCAATCCCAAGATGCGCTTCATCGAAAAAGTGGACGGCCTCGACATCGACGAACGCCGCCGCAAGTTCGAATTCACCTCCCTCACGACCGTCTCGCCCGACAAGCACCTGCGCATGGAGACCAAGGACGGCCGCATGACCACCCGCGCCGTGGACCTCTTCTGCCCCGTCGGCAAAGGCACCCGCGGCCTCATCGTCGCGCCGCCGCGCACCGGCAAAACCACGCTGCTCCGCGACATGGCCCTCGGCGTCCTCGAAAACAACCCCGAGTGCCACGTCATGATTCTCCTCGTGGACGAGCGCCCCGAGGAGGTGACTGATTTCAAACGCTCCGTTCCCGCCGAAATCTGGGCGTCCTCCAACGACGAGCAGCTCGAAAACCACATCCGCGTCGCCGACATCTGCATCGAGCGCGCCAAGCGCCTCGTCGAGACCGGCAAGGATGTCGTCCTCTTCCTCGACTCCATCACCCGCCTCGCCCGCGCGCACAACAACGCCCGCAGCGGCGGCAAAACCATGTCCGGCGGCATTGATTCCCGCGCCATGGAAAAGCCCCGCCAGCTTTTCGCCGCCGCCCGCAACACCGAGGAAGCCGGCTCGCTCACCATCGTCGCCTCCGTGCTCGTCGAGACCGGCAGCCGCATGGACGACATCATCTTCCAAGAGTTCAAAGGCACCGGCAACATGGAGCTTGTCCTTGACCGCAAGTGCGCCGAGATGCGCCTCTGGCCCGCCATCAACATCGCCAGCTCCGGCACCCGCCGCGAGGAATTGCTGATCGACGCGAAGAGCCTGGAGGGAATCCATTTCTTCCGCCGCGCCCTCGTCCAGCAGCGCATCGAGGAAGCGACCGAAACCATGATCGCCCGCCTCTCGAAGACGAAGACCAACGAGGAATTTTTGAAACTCATCGCGAGGTGA